The genomic interval GCTCGTCTTGTGCACGCCGGCCAGCTCGGCGACCTCCTCGTAGCGCAGGGCGGCGATGCCGTCCCGTGCGACGAGACGCAACGTGGCCTCCAGGATCCGGGCACGGGTGCGGGCCGTGCGGCCCCCCGGCCGCCGCGCCGCCACCGGCTCAGGTGCGTCGTCTGTGTCCTGCTCTCGGGTCGCCGTCACACCCTCACCTTAAGGCTTAACGCAACAGATTGATGTGTTAGCTTTAATGCAACAGATTGGCGCTTTTAGAGGCGCGGGCGGACTGTTCGCGCAGTACCCCGCAATCGACCGAACAGGACAGGACTCCCCGTGAACATCCTTGTCTCCGGCGGCGGCATCGCCGGTCTGGCCACAGCACTGGAACTCGGCAACCGCGGCCACCAGGTGACCCTCGTCGAACGCGCCGCACACCTGCGCGTCACCGGCGCTCCGATCGACGTCCGCGGCGACGCCATCGAGTTCGCCGACCGGATGGGGGTGCTGCCCAGGCTCCGTGAGCAGCGCATCCGGATGGCGGAGCACGGCGTGTTCGTCCATGCCGACGGTTCCGTGGCCGCCCGTCTGCCGGTCGAGGAGATGAGCGATTCCGGCGACGACATCGAGATCGCGCGCGAGGACCTCGCCCGTACTCTCGCCGACCCACTGCCGACGTCGACGGACACCGTCTTCGGCGACTCCCTCGACGCGCTCGCCGACGACGGCGACGGCGTCGACGTCCACTTCGTCTCCGGCCGCGCCGAACGCTTCGATCTCGTCCTGGGCGCCGACGGCCTGCACTCGGTCACCCGCAGGCTGGTCTTCGGGCCCGAAGGAGACTACCTGCGCCACCTGGGCCTCTATGTCGCCCTCACCGACCTGCCCGCCGAAGCTCGGACCGACGACCGGACCAGCCCGCTGTACAACTATCCCGGCCATCTCGCGAGCATCGCCCGCTACAGGAACAAGGCGT from Streptomyces sp. NBC_01288 carries:
- a CDS encoding FAD-dependent oxidoreductase, which translates into the protein MNILVSGGGIAGLATALELGNRGHQVTLVERAAHLRVTGAPIDVRGDAIEFADRMGVLPRLREQRIRMAEHGVFVHADGSVAARLPVEEMSDSGDDIEIAREDLARTLADPLPTSTDTVFGDSLDALADDGDGVDVHFVSGRAERFDLVLGADGLHSVTRRLVFGPEGDYLRHLGLYVALTDLPAEARTDDRTSPLYNYPGHLASIARYRNKAFGVFLFRSGLLDYDHRDLDAQKKILLDAFAGHPEWKIPQLLDAVRADPEFYFDSVSQIHLPTWHRGRIALVGDAAHCAALLSGRGTSLAISGAHFLAEELDDAGGDHTVAFERYEQRQRPYAEFAQNSVTDGGELIVPSTREAIDARNKRLQAVAT